From Ovis aries strain OAR_USU_Benz2616 breed Rambouillet chromosome 25, ARS-UI_Ramb_v3.0, whole genome shotgun sequence:
gagtacatcatgagaaacgctggactagaagaaacataagctggaatcaagattgctgggagaaatatcaataacctaagatatgcagatgacaccacccttatggcagaaagtgaagaggaactcaaaagcctcttaatgaaagtgaaagtggagagtgaaaaggttggcttaaagctcagcgttgaaaacgaagatcatggcatccagtcccatcacttcatgggaaatagatgggaaacagtggaaacagtgtgagattttattttggggggctccaaaatcactgcagatggtgactgcagccatgaaattaaaagacgcttactccttggaagaaaagttatgaccaacctagatagcatgttcaaaaatagagacattactttgccgactaaggtccgtctagtcaaggctatggtttttccaaggtcatgtatggatgtgagagttggactgtgaagaagactgagcgccaaagaattgatgcttttgaactgtggtgttggagaagactcttgagagtcccttggactgcaaggagatccaaccagtccattctgaaggagatcaaccctgggatttctttggaaggaatgatgctgaagctgaaactccagtactttggccacctcatgcgaagagttgactcattggaaaagactctgatgctgggcgggattggaggcaggaggagaaggggacgaccgaggatgagatggctggatggcatcacggactcgatggacgtgagtctgagtgaactccgggagatggtgatgaacagggaggcctggcgtgctgcgattcatggggtcgcaaagagtcggacacgactgaacgactgaactgaactgaactgaactgaaaatggagtAAACCCCTCTCTGTGGCTCTAGGTTCTTTTGCTTGCAAAAGAAGAAACCCAACTCAAACAGGTTTGAGCAAAAATGAGTCCTGTAACTGAAGAGTGCAGGCACAGATGAGCTTAAGCACAGTTTGATCACTGAGTTTAAATAAAGCCTTCAGAAATTGGCCTCTCTCCACCTCTGCTTGCCTCCTGTGTTGGTTTCATTCTCAGGCAAGATCTTTAAGAACAGAGGGAATATACCccctgtggttcagttcagttcagtcgttcagtcatgtccagctctttgtgaccccatgaactgcagcacgccaggcttccctgtccatcaccaactcccagagcttgctcaaacacatgtccatcaagttggtgatgccatccaaccatctcatcctctgtcatcaccttctcctcctgcctttaatctttcccagcatcagggtctttttcaatgagtcagttcttcacatcaagtggccaaagtatcggagtttcatcttcagcatcagtccttccaatgaatattcaggactgatttcctttaggatgcgcttgtttgatctccttgcagtccaaaggactctcaagagtcttctccaacaccggagtccagaagcatcaattcttcggcactcagctttctttatggtccaactttcacatccatacatgactactggaaaaaccatatctttgaccagatggacctttgtcggcaaaataatgtctctgctttctaatatgctatctaggttggtcataggacctttgtcggcaaagtaatgcctctgctttttaatgtgctgtctaggttgctgtctaggttggtcagccCCCTGTGGTAGCTGATAGTCTTTCAGAAAGCCCTTTGCAAAGAAATAGCATTCCTTTCCCAATCATTCCAGCCTGATTCTCCTTAGTCTGAACTTGGCCACAAGCCCGTCTCAGGCCCAAACCCTGTAGCCAAGGGAGATGGAGATGCTAATTGGTCAGATTAGCTCACATACCCTAGAGACAGGAATGGGGTCAACGCTGCCAGAGCCAAAGGGACTCAGCTTGGCATCATTGGCAGGATTTTAGGGTACAGAAAACGGGTGAAGGATGGACTTCCTGGCAGAGGGAACTACAAGAGCTAATACGTGGAagcagaaaaacacagaaaatacttTAGGAAGTGAAGCTTGTATGCACAGGGACATTTTTTTCTTAGCTCTCCATTCTGGTACCCAGAGTATCTGTTTTTATCTTGGAGTGTAATAATGACCACAGATTAAACTCAAACTCTTTGTGCTGGCACTGAAAGTCTATCTTCTTGCTCCAAACAAGAAATCCTATTTTCTAGAGAGGTTGATTAACTCCAACATTGACAGAACATTGATCCAACGTTGACAGAGAATTCCCAAGTTTCTCTGACACCAGAGTCCCCCGGGATGCCTCAGGGTTCATACAGGTCATTTCTGAATGCAGGGGTCAGGCTAGGACCCTCCCCCTTCAGCTCCCAATCACAGAGGATGCCCCAGCCCCCAAATCTTTTAGATTTCACTGCCTTGGCATTCCTGAGGGCCCCTAAAGTCTTGAAAGGGAAAACATCAGCTTGTGGAataagaaagggaagaaactacTCTCCTAGTTCCCTTCCTTCGTGTTCCTTACCCTTTCAGGGGTTGGGAGGTTGGGGGATGTGAAGAGGGAACCAAATCTACATTCCTGGATCCCCTGGCATATACCTCTCAGTGCAGAAATTCTTTAGCGCCCCCTGGTGGTCACTAACACTAATGGTTTCTCTCAGGGTTTATTCTGAGCAGCCCAATTGAGACATCCATCACGGGGTAAGGAAACAGGCACACTTACCCCATATCCCATATTAAGGAAATGCTAGAGCTGGAATGGACCCAGAGCTCCTGGCCACCAGTCCTTTCTGCAGCATCACTTTCTATCTGCGGCATCACTTTCTATCCCTGTAGTCCTCCCTAGTGGCTAACTGACCTGGCAGGCAATgatataacatttattatttatgatgTAAGTACTTTATTACTATGTTGCTCTATCAAATACACCTGCCACACTTTGAGGTGTGCCATGATACTGGATTATATGTTAACATTGATCAAGTCAATATATAAAATGTGCAGTTGGCAACGCTGTCACTCTAAAATGGAATCGCAGAAATGCTCCTCTCACCATACCCACTACCCACCTGTTTTACATTTCAGGAACCAGTCTTTTATCCCCCATCCCTTCTCGATGTTCCTGGGAAGTAAGCTTTCTCTGTAAACTCAATCCCACCTCCTCTTCATTCACAGGAATGTCAAGAGGtgcaagaagataaagtctctctGGGATACAAACGTTACTTAAAATGGGAGAGGTggcaagagaagagaggaaactaCAAAATAGCCTTCAGGCAGCTTTCTCTACTGGATCATAGGAAATGATAGCGGAAGGGAGCCAAGGAGAGAATGGCTCACCTTTAATGGCTGCACTGGTTGGGGCAGGCTGGGCTGTCAGCAAAGGGCTGGAATGAGTCTCAGATCTACAGCAGACAAAAAGAGGAGGGGTCAGGACTGGCAGCGGGGAGGATTGACTGGCCAATTGGATACCCTGAAATAACCCTCTGCTCAGCTTGTATTCACCTGTGTCCTGAACCACGAGTCCTGGTCCTGAAAGAGAGACAAGGGTACCAGtctgctgccccacccccaccccagagggTTGGCTTTTCACCCCAGAATAAAGCTGGGATTGGTGAAGTGAGCCCCACCAAAGGCGCTGGGGCGGCTGGAGGCGCAGAGTCGGAGGTGGAGCTGGtttggggaggaagagaggggatgAGACATGTCAGGGGGTGCTCAGCAGCAGCTcaagagaatcagacagtcctgcTCAGGAGGCAGACATCCATCTAGATCCCTGACAGTAACTCCACTGGGTTCCTTGGAGGATCACAAAGACTGGCTATGCCGACTTGTCAGAAAGCAGAGTGATGTCTGGACCCGTGACTTAGCAGGAAGGTAAAGAGGACCCTAGTGTGGattgggagaaagggagagaagcaaCCCCCAGCTCCACTCCACACCCCCTTCCTGCCTATAAATAATCCCAAGTGTCACTTCAAAGGGGACAGGGAGCGCGGGAGAGGGGCTCCCGTGGCCGGTGGGTTGGGGCAGCGGGCGGCGCACACCACGCCCCCCACCCCGGGCGAGTTTgcataaataaacaaatccaaGCCGTCGGCCCcgcaggagggggaggaggagaggggaggagaggggaggggggcgggagAGATTAGTTTGGGAAGTAGCACGGATTGCTCATCCGATCCGTGCAGCCGCTGCTAGTGTGTCAAGTTACAGAGGCGCCGGAATCGGCCCCAGCGCTCCTCGGCAGCGGCCACGAcccacctctgcccatggggcCCTCCATGTGCACCCCTTCGCCCCGGGACTGAAACTGGCTCGCCCGGGCGACGGGAAACACCAAGAAGGACAGACATTGCTGAACCAACTCCGGACTGCAGATACTTGAAGGGAAAGACGGGGCAGAAAAGAGAGCCGGCCAGATTTCCCTAACTTTCCTGGACTTGGAACGTTCTTCGAAGCAACTTTTTTTTCACCTGGGTGTACCCCCCCCCCCGATTActgctggttgttttttttttttttctccccccgtTCCCCCTCCAGCTGCTATTTTTTCCATCCTCTTTGCCGAGAGCAAAGGAAAGGGACATTTTTCCAGCGACACAAGCCTTTTCCCTACTGCCCCGGAGCTTGAGATCGCGCTTTGGGGCAGCGGCTCTCGcctttatttattctatttatttatttattggttctCAAGACGCGAGGGGATGGTAGCGGAGCGCTCCCGCAAAGCGACAGCTGCCGGTGCCCGCGGCCCTGGGGAGCTGGGCGCACCCGGGACAGTGGCGCTGGCGGTGGCGCCGGCGGAGCGCTGCGCGCGGCTGCCTAGCCCGGGGTCGTGCGGGCTGCTGGCACTGGCCCTCTGCTCGCTGGCGCTCAGCCTGCTCGCCCACTTTCGGACGGTCGAGCTGCAGGCCCGGGTGCTGCGCCTGGAAGCGGAGCGTGGGGAGCAGCAAATGGAGCCGGCTATTTTGGGACGAGTCAACCAACTGCTGGATGAGGTCTGTGCTCTTTGTTGCTTCCTTTTATTCCTTCCCCGCGGCGCCCCCTCGCGCAGCCTCCAAACTTTGGACCAGCCGGTGCCCGTGGGCTCGCTCTCTGCCGCGCGGTGAGCCCTGGCCTCGCCCCAGTTGTCTGCGGG
This genomic window contains:
- the LOC132658677 gene encoding collagen alpha-1(XIII) chain-like, which gives rise to MVAERSRKATAAGARGPGELGAPGTVALAVAPAERCARLPSPGSCGLLALALCSLALSLLAHFRTVELQARVLRLEAERGEQQMEPAILGRVNQLLDEKWKLHSRRRRETLKTSPGCHCPPGKEPCAGVTRPGAHTRGLSVASPHSLQSLAFHLEDGNDSL